In the Malania oleifera isolate guangnan ecotype guangnan chromosome 1, ASM2987363v1, whole genome shotgun sequence genome, one interval contains:
- the LOC131161836 gene encoding receptor-like kinase TMK3 isoform X2: protein MNCSLVGPLPDFLGKMSSLSVLKLPLNRLSGEIPASFRDSVLQILWLNDQSSHGMSGPIDVVASMVSLTSLWLHGNSFSGTIPVNIGALTSLKDLNLNGNQLVGLIPDSLANMKLDSLDLNNNHLMGPIPRFKAANFSCKSNSFCQSMPGIPCSPDVMALLDFLRLLNYPSRLVSLWSGNEPCQGPWLGLDCNPNQNVSSITLAKFALSGTLSPAIADLSSLVGVRLGNNNITGPIPANWTRLKSLTLLDLSQNDISPPLPEFSSTVKLVMDGNPLLKDNRSETSPSPPKSPSSGASQSPSRNPSSPTTGSGSSQNNSLNGQIEPKGSKSHLVVIVAPLASVAAIMFLAVPLSIYYCKKRKDTHQTPTSLVIHPRDPSDSENTVKIAVANDNGNVSSLIGSSSWSRNSSGMGESHVIEAGNLIISVQVLRNVTRNFSPENELGRGGFGVVYKGELDDGTKIAVKRMEAGVISNKALDEFQAEIAVLSKVRHRHLVSLLGYSIEGYERILVYEYMPKGALSKHLFHWKSLKLEPLSWKRRLNIALDVARGMEYLHSMAHQSFIHRDLKPSNILLGDDYRAKVSDFGLVKLAPDGEKSVMTRLAGTFGYLAPEYAVTGKITTKADVFSFGVVLMELLTGLMALDEDRPEESQYLAAWFWNIKSSKEKLRAAIDSVLDVKEETLESISIIAELAGHCTAREPSQRPDMGHAVNVLAPLVEKWKPLHDDPEEYSGIDYSLPLNQMVKGWQEAEGKDLSYLDLEDSKSSIPARPTGFAESFTSADGR from the exons ATGAACTGTAGTTTGGTGGGTCCTTTGCCGGACTTTTTAGGGAAAATGTCGTCCCTTTCAGTCTTGAAACTGCCTTTGAATAGGCTTTCCGGGGAAATACCGGCGAGTTTCCGCGACTCTGTTCTGCAGATTCTCTGGTTGAATGACCAGAGTAGCCATGGTATGAGCGGCCCAATTGATGTGGTTGCATCAATGGTGTCCCTTACAAGTCTTTGGCTTCACGGGAACAGTTTCAGTGGGACGATTCCAGTAAATATTGGAGCTTTAACTTCTTTAAAGGATCTCAATCTCAATGGCAACCAATTGGTTGGCTTAATTCCTGATAGCTTGGCAAATATGAAATTGGACAGTTTAGATTTGAACAATAACCACTTAATGGGTCCAATCCCAAGGTTCAAAGCTGCTAACTTCTCTTGTAAATCAAATTCATTTTGTCAGTCCATGCCGGGGATTCCTTGTTCACCGGATGTCATGGCACTCTTAGACTTCCTTCGCCTGTTGAACTACCCATCAAGGCTTGTTTCTTTGTGGTCTGGTAATGAGCCGTGCCAAGGGCCATGGTTGGGATTGGATTGCAATCCCAATCAAAATGTCTCCAGTATTACTTTAGCTAAGTTTGCGCTTAGCGGCACCTTGAGTCCTGCAATAGCAGACTTGAGTTCTTTGGTCGGAGTTAGACTTGGGAATAATAACATAACAGGTCCGATTCCTGCGAACTGGACTAGGTTGAAATCTTTGACATTGTTGGATTTGAGTCAGAATGACATTTCCCCTCCATTGCCAGAATTTAGTAGCACTGTGAAACTTGTCATGGATGGGAATCCGCTGCTTAAGGATAACCGGTCTGAGACATCCCCTTCACCACCGAAAAGCCCGTCATCTGGGGCTTCACAATCCCCATCCAGAAACCCATCTTCCCCCACAACAGGCTCTGGGTCTAGCCAAAATAATTCCTTGAATGGACAAATTGAACCAAAAGGTTCCAAAAGCCATTTAGTTGTAATTGTAGCCCCCCTAGCAAGTGTTGCTGCCATTATGTTTCTGGCTGTTCCTTTATCTATCTATTACTGTAAAAAAAGGAAAGACACCCATCAGACTCCAACTTCTCTTGTGATTCACCCAAGGGATCCATCCGATTCAGAAAATACTGTCAAGATAGCAGTCGCAAATGACAATGGAAATGTTTCTTCGCTAATAGGAAGTAGTTCTTGGAGCAGAAACAGTAGTGGTATGGGTGAGTCCCATGTCATTGAGGCTGGAAATTTGATCATATCAGTACAAGTTCTTCGGAACGTGACAAGAAATTTTTCCCCCGAAAATGAACTtggtcgtggtggctttggagtAGTTTATAAGGGAGAACTGGATGATGGTACAAAAATAGCAGTGAAGAGAATGGAAGCTGGGGTCATTAGCAACAAAGCCTTGGATGAGTTTCAAGCTGAAATTGCTGTTCTTTCAAAAGTGCGGCACCGTCATTTAGTATCTCTTTTGGGATATTCCATTGAAGGGTATGAGAGAATTTTGGTTTATGAATATATGCCCAAAGGGGCTCTCAGCAAACATCTTTTCCATTGGAAGAGCTTGAAGTTGGAGCCCCTTTCCTGGAAGAGAAGGCTAAATATTGCCTTGGACGTGGCTAGAGGGATGGAGTATCTTCATAGTATGGCTCATCAGAGCTTTATACACAGAGACCTTAAGCCTTCAAACATCTTGCTTGGTGATGATTATAGAGCGAAAGTTTCGGACTTCGGACTGGTGAAACTTGCTCCAGATGGGGAAAAATCTGTGATGACCAGGCTTGCTGGAACTTTTGGGTATTTAGCACCAGAGTATGCTg TGACGGGAAAAATCACAACCAAAGCTGATGTCTTCAGCTTTGGTGTTGTCTTAATGGAGCTATTGACTGGATTGATGGCACTTGATGAGGACAGGCCTGAGGAAAGCCAATACTTAGCCGCATGGTTTTGGAACATAAAATCAAGCAAGGAAAAATTAAGGGCTGCTATTGACTCAGTCCTTGATGTAAAAGAAGAAACTTTGGAGAGCATTTCCATCATTGCTGAACTAGCTGGACACTGCACTGCAAGAGAGCCCAGCCAACGGCCTGATATGGGCCATGCTGTGAATGTACTGGCCCCTCTTGTTGAAAAATGGAAACCATTGCATGATGACCCTGAGGAGTATTCTGGCATTGATTACAGCCTTCCTCTTAACCAGATGGTGAAGGGATGGCAGGAAGCAGAAGGAAAAGACTTAAGTTATTTGGACCTGGAGGACAGCAAAAGTAGTATTCCGGCTAGACCTACTGGATTTGCCGAGTCCTTCACTTCTGCAGATGGTCGATGA
- the LOC131161836 gene encoding receptor protein kinase TMK1-like isoform X1, whose translation MAELERSVMGAVRTKLVLVLFTHIITVVFCETDPNDLEILNEFRNGLENPEILEWPEGDDPCGPPAWKHIVCNGKKVSQIQVQRLGLKGPLPKNLNKLSMLESLGFQRNQFSGTLPSLSGLSELRYAYLDFNQFDTIPSDFFTGLVNLQVLALDYNNLNASTGWSLPIEFRDSLQLRNLSLMNCSLVGPLPDFLGKMSSLSVLKLPLNRLSGEIPASFRDSVLQILWLNDQSSHGMSGPIDVVASMVSLTSLWLHGNSFSGTIPVNIGALTSLKDLNLNGNQLVGLIPDSLANMKLDSLDLNNNHLMGPIPRFKAANFSCKSNSFCQSMPGIPCSPDVMALLDFLRLLNYPSRLVSLWSGNEPCQGPWLGLDCNPNQNVSSITLAKFALSGTLSPAIADLSSLVGVRLGNNNITGPIPANWTRLKSLTLLDLSQNDISPPLPEFSSTVKLVMDGNPLLKDNRSETSPSPPKSPSSGASQSPSRNPSSPTTGSGSSQNNSLNGQIEPKGSKSHLVVIVAPLASVAAIMFLAVPLSIYYCKKRKDTHQTPTSLVIHPRDPSDSENTVKIAVANDNGNVSSLIGSSSWSRNSSGMGESHVIEAGNLIISVQVLRNVTRNFSPENELGRGGFGVVYKGELDDGTKIAVKRMEAGVISNKALDEFQAEIAVLSKVRHRHLVSLLGYSIEGYERILVYEYMPKGALSKHLFHWKSLKLEPLSWKRRLNIALDVARGMEYLHSMAHQSFIHRDLKPSNILLGDDYRAKVSDFGLVKLAPDGEKSVMTRLAGTFGYLAPEYAVTGKITTKADVFSFGVVLMELLTGLMALDEDRPEESQYLAAWFWNIKSSKEKLRAAIDSVLDVKEETLESISIIAELAGHCTAREPSQRPDMGHAVNVLAPLVEKWKPLHDDPEEYSGIDYSLPLNQMVKGWQEAEGKDLSYLDLEDSKSSIPARPTGFAESFTSADGR comes from the exons ATGGCGGAGTTGGAGAGATCTGTCATGGGAGCTGTTCGAACAAAGCTTGTTCTCGTACTGTTTACGCATATTATTACGGTGGTTTTCTGTGAAACGGACCCTAATGACCTTGAGATTTTGAACGAGTTCAGAAATGGATTAGAGAATCCGGAGATCTTGGAATGGCCTGAGGGCGATGACCCATGTGGTCCTCCAGCTTGGAAGCATATCGTCTGTAATGGGAAGAAGGTTTCTCAGATTCAGGTTCAGCGTTTGGGCTTGAAGGGTCCTTTGCCGAAGAACTTAAACAAGCTGTCGATGCTCGAAAGTTTGGGGTTTCAGAGGAATCAATTCAGCGGGACGCTACCGTCTTTGAGCGGGTTATCGGAATTACGGTACGCCTATTTGGATTTCAATCAATTCGATACTATACCATCCGATTTCTTCACTGGGCTCGTCAATTTACAGGTTTTGGCTCTGGATTACAACAATTTGAATGCAAGTACTGGATGGTCACTCCCTATTGAGTTCAGAGATTCACTCCAGTTAAGAAATCTGTCTTTGATGAACTGTAGTTTGGTGGGTCCTTTGCCGGACTTTTTAGGGAAAATGTCGTCCCTTTCAGTCTTGAAACTGCCTTTGAATAGGCTTTCCGGGGAAATACCGGCGAGTTTCCGCGACTCTGTTCTGCAGATTCTCTGGTTGAATGACCAGAGTAGCCATGGTATGAGCGGCCCAATTGATGTGGTTGCATCAATGGTGTCCCTTACAAGTCTTTGGCTTCACGGGAACAGTTTCAGTGGGACGATTCCAGTAAATATTGGAGCTTTAACTTCTTTAAAGGATCTCAATCTCAATGGCAACCAATTGGTTGGCTTAATTCCTGATAGCTTGGCAAATATGAAATTGGACAGTTTAGATTTGAACAATAACCACTTAATGGGTCCAATCCCAAGGTTCAAAGCTGCTAACTTCTCTTGTAAATCAAATTCATTTTGTCAGTCCATGCCGGGGATTCCTTGTTCACCGGATGTCATGGCACTCTTAGACTTCCTTCGCCTGTTGAACTACCCATCAAGGCTTGTTTCTTTGTGGTCTGGTAATGAGCCGTGCCAAGGGCCATGGTTGGGATTGGATTGCAATCCCAATCAAAATGTCTCCAGTATTACTTTAGCTAAGTTTGCGCTTAGCGGCACCTTGAGTCCTGCAATAGCAGACTTGAGTTCTTTGGTCGGAGTTAGACTTGGGAATAATAACATAACAGGTCCGATTCCTGCGAACTGGACTAGGTTGAAATCTTTGACATTGTTGGATTTGAGTCAGAATGACATTTCCCCTCCATTGCCAGAATTTAGTAGCACTGTGAAACTTGTCATGGATGGGAATCCGCTGCTTAAGGATAACCGGTCTGAGACATCCCCTTCACCACCGAAAAGCCCGTCATCTGGGGCTTCACAATCCCCATCCAGAAACCCATCTTCCCCCACAACAGGCTCTGGGTCTAGCCAAAATAATTCCTTGAATGGACAAATTGAACCAAAAGGTTCCAAAAGCCATTTAGTTGTAATTGTAGCCCCCCTAGCAAGTGTTGCTGCCATTATGTTTCTGGCTGTTCCTTTATCTATCTATTACTGTAAAAAAAGGAAAGACACCCATCAGACTCCAACTTCTCTTGTGATTCACCCAAGGGATCCATCCGATTCAGAAAATACTGTCAAGATAGCAGTCGCAAATGACAATGGAAATGTTTCTTCGCTAATAGGAAGTAGTTCTTGGAGCAGAAACAGTAGTGGTATGGGTGAGTCCCATGTCATTGAGGCTGGAAATTTGATCATATCAGTACAAGTTCTTCGGAACGTGACAAGAAATTTTTCCCCCGAAAATGAACTtggtcgtggtggctttggagtAGTTTATAAGGGAGAACTGGATGATGGTACAAAAATAGCAGTGAAGAGAATGGAAGCTGGGGTCATTAGCAACAAAGCCTTGGATGAGTTTCAAGCTGAAATTGCTGTTCTTTCAAAAGTGCGGCACCGTCATTTAGTATCTCTTTTGGGATATTCCATTGAAGGGTATGAGAGAATTTTGGTTTATGAATATATGCCCAAAGGGGCTCTCAGCAAACATCTTTTCCATTGGAAGAGCTTGAAGTTGGAGCCCCTTTCCTGGAAGAGAAGGCTAAATATTGCCTTGGACGTGGCTAGAGGGATGGAGTATCTTCATAGTATGGCTCATCAGAGCTTTATACACAGAGACCTTAAGCCTTCAAACATCTTGCTTGGTGATGATTATAGAGCGAAAGTTTCGGACTTCGGACTGGTGAAACTTGCTCCAGATGGGGAAAAATCTGTGATGACCAGGCTTGCTGGAACTTTTGGGTATTTAGCACCAGAGTATGCTg TGACGGGAAAAATCACAACCAAAGCTGATGTCTTCAGCTTTGGTGTTGTCTTAATGGAGCTATTGACTGGATTGATGGCACTTGATGAGGACAGGCCTGAGGAAAGCCAATACTTAGCCGCATGGTTTTGGAACATAAAATCAAGCAAGGAAAAATTAAGGGCTGCTATTGACTCAGTCCTTGATGTAAAAGAAGAAACTTTGGAGAGCATTTCCATCATTGCTGAACTAGCTGGACACTGCACTGCAAGAGAGCCCAGCCAACGGCCTGATATGGGCCATGCTGTGAATGTACTGGCCCCTCTTGTTGAAAAATGGAAACCATTGCATGATGACCCTGAGGAGTATTCTGGCATTGATTACAGCCTTCCTCTTAACCAGATGGTGAAGGGATGGCAGGAAGCAGAAGGAAAAGACTTAAGTTATTTGGACCTGGAGGACAGCAAAAGTAGTATTCCGGCTAGACCTACTGGATTTGCCGAGTCCTTCACTTCTGCAGATGGTCGATGA